In Fusarium oxysporum f. sp. lycopersici 4287 chromosome 2, whole genome shotgun sequence, a genomic segment contains:
- a CDS encoding hsp10-like protein, whose protein sequence is MATSIKSIRALAPLLDRVLVQRIKAETKTASGIFLPESSVEKLNEAKVLAVGPGAMDKKGNRLPMGVAVGDRVLIPQFGGSPVKAGEEEFQLFRDSEILAKINE, encoded by the exons ATG GCCACCTCCATTAAGTCTATCCGAGCTCTCGCTCCCCTCCTTGACCGTGTTCTCGTCCAGCGCATCAAGGCCGAGACCAAGACCGCCAGCGGCATCTTCCTGCCCGAGTCCagtgttgagaagctcaacgagGCCAAGGTCCTCGCCGTCGGCCCCGGTGCCATGGACAAGAAGGGTAACCGACTACCCATGGGCGTTGCCGTTGGTGACCGTGTTCTGATCCCTCAATTCGGCGGTTCCCCCGTCAAGGCCGGCGAGGAGGAGTTCCAGCTCTTCCGCGACAGCGA GATCCtggccaagatcaacgaATAA
- a CDS encoding HAL protein kinase, producing MSSSNPPQELPRSQGVSEASEPVQKPQESIGDKDDASEDASGVRFSSAVQEISPTQPAAVDPSSSNPEHEEHDQSSPFTEVTADQLKAFTKSLHGRPLQELRLNNCQFEAFSLPPSRVPSHEDESGQSTRLPTPTSATFQSPHTSPQVSTLASPPLTPAGSGQASSDKKGKEVAKTNEPPVITPQASSSHEKASPAPDRRPSAPRAASDHAVRRASSAEEQHQSHRRGMFGVGPGSVPASRESSPSRSSASNFYSKPFTPGGDINDPYAKGRRPAPAAHTTKHSIDPRFIFSRKKKHGSPHGSKSNLNEKRGSSIFGSARNSSEELAPNDSVSTGNLQPGHGSMADLKRFFRKGGHHNKKRESSPAPSIKLGTKAAASKSTQQLPFGDDHGLSSKYGKLGKFLGSGAGGSVRLMKRKDDGTVFAVKEFRARHTYETEKEYNKKVTAEFCVGSTLHHGNIIETLDILQEKGRWYEVMEYAPFDLFAIVMTGRMSREEITCCFLQILNGVTYLHSVGLAHRDLKLDNVVVSSKGIMKIIDFGSAHVFKYPFETDTVPAKGIVGSDPYLAPELQQLLQGTASNNCVASPITRKTREDLREQPFRPSYMKDDSTNDLTTTPARDFLAEDETKKHTHHEQKEEATSKEASSTTDSKDSKTQSSGDKKEVIRGPWRILRLLPRESRHIISRMLDLNPKTRARMDEILQEPWVADTVICQQFDHGEVVPADNHTHILEPPANSQQPEKK from the exons ATGAGTTCTTCAAATCCTCCCCAGGAGCTTCCTCGCTCCCAGGGTGTCTCTG AAGCTTCAGAGCCTGTTCAGAAACCTCAAGAGTCAATTGGAGACAAGGACGATGCATCTGAAGACGCCTCCGGCGTTCGCTTCTCATCCGCCGTTCAGGAGATATCACCTACCCAACCCGCCGCCGTTGACCCGTCATCGTCGAACCCAGAGCATGAAGAGCACGACCAGTCAAGCCCTTTCACCGAAGTTACTGCCGATCAGCTTAAAGCGTTCACAAAGTCTCTCCACGGCCGACCGTTACAAGAATTGCGCTTGAACAACTGCCAATTTGAAGCTTTCTCGCTCCCACCTTCCCGA GTCCCATCGCATGAGGATGAATCCGGACAGTCTACCAGATTGCCCACACCCACCTCTGCCACCTTCCAATCCCCGCATACCAGCCCTCAAGTCTCTACGTTGGCTTCCCCTCCCCTAACTCCCGCGGGATCCGGCCAGGCTAGTTCGGATAAGAAGGGTAAGGAAGTGGCCAAGACGAATGAACCCCCGGTTATCACCCCACAGGCATCGTCATCGCATGAAAAGGCTTCACCAGCTCCCGATAGAAGACCTTCAGCtcctcgagctgcttccgATCATGCGGTCCGTAGGGCTTCTTCCGCTGAAGAGCAGCACCAGTCCCATCGTCGAGGCATGTTTGGAGTAGGACCTGGTTCTGTgcctgcttctcgagaatCTAGTCCGTCCCGAAGCTCAGCGTCAAACTTCTACTCTAAGCCATTTACTCCTGGCGGTGACATCAACGATCCCTACGCCAAAGGCCGACGACCTGCACCAGCAGCACATACAACAAAGCACTCAATCGACCCCAGGTTCATCTTCTcgcgcaagaagaagcatggCTCTCCCCACGGGTCCAAGTCAAATCTGAACGAGAAGCGCGGATCGTCAATCTTTGGTAGTGCAAGGAACAGTAGTGAAGAGCTTGCACCGAATGATAGCGTCTCGACTGGCAATCTTCAGCCCGGACACGGCTCAATGGCAGATTTAAAACGATTTTTCCGCAAGGGCGGACACCacaacaagaagagagagTCGTCACCAGCACCATCGATCAAGCTCGGCACGAAAGCTGCAGCTTCCAAATCGACCCAGCAATTGCCTTTTGGAGATGATCATGGGTTGTCTTCCAAGTACGGTAAGCTCGGAAAATTTCTGGGCTCCGGCGCGGGTGGCTCGGTGAGACTGATGAAGCGCAAGGACGACGGTACCGTATTTGCAGTCAAGGAGTTCCGTGCAAGACACACATACGAAACCGAAAAAGAGTACAACAAGAAAGTGACAGCCGAATTTTGCGTTGGATCGACCCTTCACCACGGCAACATCATCGAAACGTTGGACATTCTTCAAGAAAAGGGGCGTTGGTATGAAGTGATGGAATATGCACCGTTTGATCTCTTTGCAATCGTTATGACCGGTCGGATGTCCCGGGAAGAGATAACGTGCTGCTTCCTGCAAATCCTCAATGGCGTGACTTATCTGCATAGCGTGGGCCTTGCCCACCGCGATCTGAAGCTGGATAATGTGGTGGTGAGCTCCAAGGGTATCATGAAGATCATCGATTTTGGCAGTGCCCACGTCTTCAAATACCCATTTGAGACAGACACTGTACCCGCAAAAG GTATTGTCGGCTCTGACCCTTATCTCGCACCCGAGCTACAGCAACTTCTGCAGGGGACGGCAAGCAACAATTGCGTCGCGTCACCGATTACTCGGAAAACGCGCGAAGACCTACGGGAACAACCATTTCGGCCAAGTTATATGAAAGACGAT TCAACGAATGATTTGACCACCACGCCAGCGCGAGACTTTTTGGCTGAGGATGAGACAAAGAAACATACTCATCATGAGCAAAAAGAAGAGGCAACCTCAAAAGAGGCCAGCTCGACGACCGACTCGAAGGACTCTAAGACACAGTCGAGTGGTGATAAGAAAGAAGTCATCCGTGGCCCATGGCGTATTTTGCGTCTGCTGCCTAGGGAAAGCAGACACATCATTAGCAGAATGCTTGATCTTAACCCCAAGACTCGTGCCCGAATGGATGAGATTCTTCAGGAGCCATGGGTTGCAGATACAGTCATTTGCCAACAATTTGACCACGGTGAGGTTGTCCCAGCTGACAATCACACTCATATCTTGGAACCGCCAGCCAACTCGCAACAACCGGAGAAGAAGTGA
- a CDS encoding 50S ribosomal protein L11, producing the protein MSKGRGGVDQIVKLIVGAGQASPSPPVGPALGSKGVKSMDFCKEFNARTAHIITGTPMPCRVTVRPDRSFTFDVRTPHTSWLLLNAVEAPMGKKGKRKGVSKPGHETVGTLSLKHIYEIAKIKQTELRLSGLSLEGLCRSVIYQAKTMGIEVVA; encoded by the exons ATGTCAAAGGGTCGAGGCGGCGTTGATCAAATCGTGAAGCTGATCGTGGGAGCTGGACAGGCTAGTCCTAGTCCTCCTGTTGGTCCTGCTCTCGGTTCCAAGGGTGTAAAGTCTATGGACTTTTGTAAG GAATTCAACGCGCGAACTGCCCATATTATCACTGGAACACCAATGCCATGCCGAGTTACCGTCCGCCCCGACCGATCATTTACCTTTGACGTCCGAACACCGCACACCTCATGGCTTCTCCTTAACGCCGTCGAAGCTCCCATGGGAAAGAAGGGCAAGCGAAAGGGTGTCAGTAAGCCCGGGCATGAGACTGTCGGCACTCTATCCCTGAAGCACATTTATGAAATTGCAAAGATTAAGCAGACTGAGCTCCGACTTTCAGGCCTATCGCTGGAGGGACTTTGCAGATCGGTCATTTATCAAGCGAAGACGATGGGAATTGAAGTGGTGGCTTAG
- a CDS encoding ribosomal RNA assembly protein KRR1, which yields MPSTHERPKPWDTGDVDKWKIDAFTPKDNVGGTFLEESSFSLLFPKYREVYLKEAWPLVTRALEKHGIACTLDLVEGSMAVKTTRKTYDPAAILNARDLIKLLARSVPAPQAIKILEDGVACDVIKIRGLCGSKESFVKRRQRILGPNGSTLKALELLTETYILVHGNTVSAMGPYKGLKELRRVVEDCMQNVHPIYHIKEMMIKRELAKDPELANESWDRFLPNFKKRSLSHRRVPHKVTDKTKKTYTPFPPAPEKSKVDKQIETGEYFLAKGDKKRALHEERKEKQSKRKEEKAKEREAEFVPPEEGRPKKKRKKSEE from the exons ATGCCTTCAACTCACGAACGCCCCAAGCCCTGGGACACAGGGGACGTTGACAAATGGAAGATCGACGCCTTCACTCCCAAGGATAATGTTGGCGGCACCTTTCTTGAGGAgtcttccttctctctacTTTTCCCCAAATACCGCGAAGTCTACCTGAAGGAAGCTTGGCCTCTGGTTACCCGAGCTCTCGAGAAGCACGGAATTGCTTGCACGCTCGATTTGGTCGAGGGTTCTATGGCAGTCAAGACCACCCGGAAGACGTATGATCCCGCCGCCATTCTCAACGCACGcgacctcatcaagctcctGGCTCGCTCCGTACCCGCACCTCAAGCTATCAAGATCCTCGAAGATGGTGTTGCCTGCGATGTAATTAAGATACGCGGCCTGTGTGGTAGCAAGGAATCCTTCGTCAAGAGGAGGCAAAGAATCCTCGGACCCAATGGTTCAACTCTCAAGGCCCTCGAGCTACTCACAGAAACATACATTCTGGTCCATGGAAACACAGTCTCCGCTATGGGGCCCTACAAGGGACTGAAGGAGCTGCGACGAGTTGTGGAAGATTGCATGCAAAATGTCCATCCAATCTATCACATAAAA GAAATGATGATAAAACGAGAGCTTGCAAAGGATCCCGAACTTGCCAACGAGAGCTGGGATCGCTTCCTCCCCAACTTCAAAAAGAGGTCTCTCAGCCACCGACGTGTTCCCCACAAGGTCAccgacaagaccaagaagacgTATACACCATTCCCTCCAGCTCCCGAAAAGAGCAAGGTGGACAAGCAGATCGAGACTGGCGAGTACTTCTTGGCCAAGGGCGACAAGAAGCGTGCTTTACACGAGGAACGCAAAGAGAAGCAGAGCAAGCgaaaggaggagaaggcaaAGGAGCGAGAGGCCGAGTTTGTTCCACCGGAAGAGGGTCgccccaagaagaagcgcaagaagtCGGAAGAGTAA
- a CDS encoding hypothetical protein (At least one base has a quality score < 10), protein MPRSRPATTGYERLAQADDISDDSDEDPLSQSYASLQPADAPRYAPVTQPRHRSGMASPKSFASSSQPKFRHRSGSSAGVDLKAINARLERWADEIASRFKRKGKNQQGEEERLEIHYSVFQPPEGVRPVTAESIAAPQEGVMTRAEFETIVESVRSAIRQEIHPSMISQGSSGSYFARNPDGKIVGVFKPKDEEPYAAGNPKWNKWIHRNLFPCCFGRACLIPNLSYVSEAAAYVLDCQLRTHLVPYTDVVWLASKSFHYPFWDRRKFHRKKKPLPAKPGSFQVFLKGFKDANVFLREHPWPDQYWSGFRTNDGQSKKKRRWTESCRPSGNASPNDGYNSDDEEAAQAANLLGPDNFIWTDNLKESLREELEKLVILDYIMRNTDRGLDNWMIKVDWETGKASIASDPIQMNMEPVAEEEGPRPVDLSQQGPRATRASYPYKTQRPMSASSRQPAGNEPAITIGAIDNSLSWPWKHPDAWRSFPFGWLFLPVDLIGRPFSQKTRDHFLPLLTSTSWWTQTILALKRVFQMDVDFQERMFAKQVAVMKGQAWNVVETLKTPDHGPLELTRRARVCVWDDLVDVPVAVPMRNTSSEVRRNPHVRQSMDEADIASSAPTNNPPIEDLLGLASAPADMPHPGRFELSSPTGETSQSPDEVPPSEPNLLAPAGQQQNGGDIAKRPTVQAAGFRNSYQGPVRALNMYEPARQQAPRQQRRYSFANAAARRNSNTIAQQYYGENENYTDDLEGDLGYAAAEGQMGNQRKVIVERLEAVKSRNPVFTCW, encoded by the exons ATGCCTCGATCACGACCCGCAACAACAGGCTATGAACGCCTCGCACAGGCCGACGACATCAGCGACGACTCAGATGAGGATCCCCTCTCCCAATCCTACGCATCTCTACAGCCCGCGGATGCTCCACGATATGCCCCCGTAACTCAACCGCGCCATCGTTCTGGCATGGCCAGTCCCAAATCATTTGCCTCGTCATCACAACCCAAATTTCGCCATCGTTCAGGAAGCAGCGCCGGTGTCgacctcaaggccatcaatgCTCGTCTGGAGCGATGGGCAGACGAGATTGCTTCGCGTTTCAAGCGCAAGGGGAAGAACCAGCAAGGCGAAGAGGAGCGCCTTGAAATTCACTATTCTGTCTTCCAACCTCCCGAGGGTGTTCGACCGGTGACCGCTGAGAGTATTGCGGCGCCGCAGGAAGGTGTCATGACCAGAGCAGAGTTTGAAACCATCGTGGAAAGCGTACGGAGTGCTATTCGGCAAGAAATCCACCCGAGTATGATTTCTCAAGGCAGTTCTGGTAGTTACTTTGCACGAAATCCTGATGGCAAAATTGTCGGTGTTTTTAAACCCAAGGACGAGGAGCCATACGCTGCAGGAAACCCCAAATGGAACAAGTGGATTCACAGAAACTTGTTCCCCTGCTGCTTTGGAAGAGCCTG TCTTATTCCTAATCTCTCGTATGTCAGCGAAGCAGCTGCCTACGTACTCGATTGCCAACTACGAACACACCTCGTTCCATACACAGACGTTGTATGGCTTGCTTCCAAATCCTTCCACTATCCATTCTGGGATCGCCGCAAGTTCCatcgcaagaagaagcctctCCCCGCGAAGCCCGGCAGCTTCCAGGTCTTCCTCAAGGGCTTCAAGGATGCCAACGTGTTCCTTCGTGAACATCCTTGGCCGGATCAATACTGGTCAGGATTCCGTACAAACGATGGTCAGagtaagaagaagagaagatggacGGAGAGCTGCCGTCCATCAGGAAACGCCTCGCCGAATGACGGATACAacagcgacgacgaagaagctGCCCAAGCCGCGAATCTTTTGGGTCCTGATAACTTCATATGGACCGACAACTTGAAAGAATCTCTGCgggaagagcttgagaagctggtcATTCTCGACTACATTATGCGAAATACAGATCGTGGTCTGGACAATTGGATGATCAAGGTTGATTGGGAGACAGGCAAGGCCTCGATAGCATCAGACCCCATCCAAATGAACATGGAACCCGTcgctgaggaagagggcCCTCGACCTGTTGATCTTTCACAACAAGGGCCTCGTGCTACGAGGGCGTCATATCCTTATAAGACCCAGAGACCTATGAGCGCCTCAAGCCGACAACCAGCAGGAAACGAGCCAGCAATTACCATTGGAGCTATCGACAACTCACTGTCATGGCCCTGGAAACACCCTGATGCTTGGAGAAG TTTCCCCTTTGGCTGGCTTTTCCTCCCTGTCGACCTCATCGGAAGGCCATTTTCTCAAAAGACACGGGATCACTTTCTACCATTGCTGACATCCACATCATGGTGGACTCAGACGATTCTCGCTTTAAAGAGGGTATTccagatggatgttgattTTCAGGAACGCATGTTTGCTAAGCAAGTCGCCGTCATGAAGGGTCAGGCCTGGAACGTCGTTGAGACACTCAAGACTCCTGATCATGGCCCTCTTGAACTGACCCGCCGAGCGAGAGTTTGCGTCTGGGATGATCTAGTTGACGTGCCTGTTGCTGTTCCTATGCGTAATACGTCCTCGGAAGTCCGCCGCAACCCCCACGTCCGTCAATCCATGGACGAGGCCGACATTGCTAGTTCGGCTCCGACCAATAATCCTCCAATCGAGGACCTTCTCGGTCTGGCCAGTGCACCCGCCGATATGCCTCATCCAGGTAGATTTGAGCTCTCATCTCCGACAGGCGAGACTTCTCAGTCACCAGATGAGGTGCCCCCAAGCGAACCCAACCTCCTGGCACCAGCGGGGCAGCAACAAAACGGTGGAGATATAGCCAAGCGTCCCACGGTCCAGGCAGCTGGATTTAGGAACAGCTACCAGGGTCCTGTTCGTGCACTCAACATGTATGAACCAGCACGCCAGCAGGCACCGCGACAGCAACGAAGATATTCATTTGCCAACGCTGCTGCCCGTCGTAacagcaacaccatcgcACAGCAGTATTATGGTGAAAATGAGAACTACACCGACGACCTAGAAGGTGACCTAGGATATGCTGCAGCTGAGGGGCAGATGGGCAACCAACGCAAGGTCATTGTTGAGCGGCTCGAAGCCGTCAAGAGTAGGAACCCCGTCTTTACCTGCTGGTAG